The Mercenaria mercenaria strain notata unplaced genomic scaffold, MADL_Memer_1 contig_3459, whole genome shotgun sequence genomic sequence taatagcagactcggttttaatctgtttgtgagaggtaacaaaatgtgcaacacctaACACTCCCTAGTACCTGCCTAAATGGAACTCTTGTTACACAACTTTGAATAGACACCAACTCCAAGGAAGAACACAGAAATACCATCCAGAGTTTGAGCACTCGCTGTGAATGGAAATGTTCTACTCAACAACATTACTTGGGAATATACGGGCGAGTTTTAAAGAAAGTATTCTAACTAGCTATTTTTGTCTGTCTTCTGGGGGCCGTTTTATCAAAGTGTCGCAGATAACGACAAAAATTGGTCGCAGACGTTATTCTGCGACTTTGTCTTACGACCGTTTTACTAAAGGTGTCGTAGGATCGATGTCGCTACAATGTCGCAGTCTTTGTCGTAGACAATAAATCACGCGAGTCACAGTCTGTGTATACATTTCCGGTGACGTCAAATTGTTGTCTATCACAAAATGTCAGACGATAAGGTCACTAAAAAATCGAAGTGGAGCGAAGGGGAGGTTATTTTGTTGGTGGAGGAGGTTACTGGGAATGAGAAATTGGGGAGAAAGTTTAGCCCGGACAACACAGCAGTTGATAGGACCAGGTTTTGGTCTGAAACTACTAAAAAGTGAGTATCGGAAATGGTTGTTTAACCCCGCCCACCCAAgtgtttataaacaaacaaacgtgGTTGAAGCGCTTTTAACTCCTTGATAATATAATCCTTTCATAcgattaaaagatttttttacttgaaaacatGGTCCGAATTGTCCCTAGTCAAAATagttcgacgttcagattgtttatTCTAGggcaatctaaacatcaaaaccgtgaaggaccaaaataatggaagttaaatcacagtatagtagtcgcaacttgaccgcgatggttgaccttaggctgattattcatatcgattacttcattatagtaatcaagggtgcttagtgtagccgtgtatatttatattgaattagtttgtatacattgcagtatcaaaatacatatacttacatttgatcagttaaaactttccaatacactaatttttatctacataaatttatatttcctttttctcgcgcagctcgtgttttacgtacgctccttttcaataataggttgtgcctcattatgttttataatgcaaaggtcaaccatcggggtcaagttgcgtccactatacacaGTCGTGCAAACaggtaaagttattggttttatatataGGTGTAAACACACAGGAAACGCTGATCGTGTACAGTACACACAaagtttaaatcaccagaaaatgtGGAAGTttgaatattatttgataatgttaACATATCAGtagattaatgaggaattgaatcccctggTAAGCAGtctaacatgtatattattaGTGTATCTATAGTATCAGTAGATCTATTAATTATTATTCAGATCAATATAAAAAATCTAAGCATTGCTCTAAACCTGCAGTATACTTTATACATGATTGAGTATTTTATGGGCTAgcctaaaacatataaatatttttatcattgctGGCTGACCACAAAGGCATCCAAATTTGTTAaggttcatgaaaattgacaCCTTTTAGTTTTAATTGGATTGCTTTCTTAACCAAAAAATCACAGTTTGGAGCCTGTATGGCCAAAATCATATCTGGCTAGTATAATTCTATGTGAATGCAGCTGCTGCCAGGATGTGAAACTTAGTCTCCGGTGAAAACCTATtagaaagttttaattttttttaattaattacattttaaagtaattgacacCAGGTCTGTTAGAAACATGAATTTCTTTATATAATTACAACAATTATTTGTTGTCGTTATATAATTACAACAAGATTGGCAggtgtatatattatattgaaactaaGCCTTCAGCAGAGTAAAAAATCTAAAGTCCTTAATGACTTTAAAAATAGCTAAAGGAAATAGTCAGCTTACTTCTGAATTCTTGGACAGTTGCTTCTGACTAAGGTTGGAAATTTTTGCAAtatgaaagaaacaaagaaatacaccaaagtcagaaaaaaatgattatactgtaaatatgtaataattgttaaatttaaaaaacacagtGTAGTAAAATAATAAGCAGTGAGTGGAAGCTTATTTACTTCAGCTGTGGCAATTCAAGATCCATGCAGCCTGACCATAATCTGCACTGTCTGCATGCTGTTCAGTTTTTAATTATCCCAAaaactataaatggtactgtcctaaTTGGAAGATAAAGCAggccattttataaatacatagcAGGGTAGAGAACAAAATAACCATCTCAAAGTTTaattaatgtttcttttcttttcttttttcaagctATAGCTGTTAATTCTTATTTTAGTTCAGagtttatattttctaattaatatgaattaaaatgTAGTGTCTGAATAAAAGTGttcattttgtatataaactttgacttttaaataaaagatttgtcacaaaatttcaacctTTGTAATCTTTCCTTTtttatgtaatagtgacaaatgcaagtctattttagagatattCCTAGGGACATGGCTGTAAGATATTGGATGTAGGATATAGGCTGGCTGCATTCACAATCTTTAAGATAAAGAAATGTAATATCATAGTCTATGAGCTTGTCTGATGACAATAATAATGAAACAATTTCTGTATTACTTTAAACAATAATCTGGTATTAACTTTCAGAATCAATGCTGTTGGAGGAAAGGAGAGGAATGTAAAGCAGGTAGAGAAGAAATGGAGAGATCTTAAGGTCAGTGGATCTGTTAGTATTCTAGTGTTTAGAaaatacacagattttattgttggtgattatagaataaatataatattattcctGTAACTGagataaatcatttaaagcacgagagtcatcttacacccttaCACCTTTTCCAGCACCGTtaaaaataccagaaatccccgtctggtatgcaagaaaacactgttttataagactgaaatgattttttttcgactGCCTTTATTTTGCCACAGTCtacaggcccgtgtgcaggatttgtttgctggggggggCCCAagctggggtgggttcgggaggggtatcccctcccgattgcgaaaattttttaatatggcacatgaatagatgcattttcctgctacctgaaacacctttaaggatgcatgaatgtatcatatatttaaggaaaagtctactttttaatcatttcatcaagcctttttcaatgtatgtatgcaGTCACAGTGTCACAtgatggacttatttttctgtatgatacccagttgaaaaaaatgttgaagttttaagatgattattaagaagactagctcctagactatgatatttattttcacatttttatgatttcatgtagtgaactgagccaatattacaattttaacatcagtcctcttagaaaatctctagaatagactggcttttgtctctatgaaaataaaaaagaaaaaaaaacagaaatatcgtaattatcagtctagtggctagcctaattattaagggtatcctatttgcaaaatggccaaatgtttttagatttccaacaaaacaaacaaagtattatgacaattactatttacatcatagatttcaaatgacaatgaactcttaactgtaccaaagtctataaaaataaatagatgtgtattttatacttgtttgactgtacaaactataacatcacagcacatattaaatgaatatttttatgtataaaactcctcataagtaacgagttttagatgcgttttgtgagatttactgaaaaattacttttaaaactatgggagtttttaagtaaggttattggacccaaaagagtaaaattgatacagcagtttcaaattcataattgttgtaaaataaaaagataggataaatatctttcaatttaataaatttggggaatgtgccttaatgtagaaacaaaatacaaccatcataatatttcaattttcagattcattttaatatttacttaacaaaaccaacaatgttctgatcattttataacacttccaaagagtaaaaaacataatagtttctccactacccaatcaagtaccatcaatgaagcatgcacagataaacttttacctgtgacatgcctggggctaatttccactacgggacacggttttatggctctttagcctgtgtattgctgtcaaatcaagccagttgccctggtgtataaatttgttaattgaggggcccatagtaataaaaatcgtaactaggcagccagctggggggggggccagggccccctggccccccacctggacacgtgcctggtCTATGTActgtgaaatgattttttttcgactGCCTTTATTTTGCCACAGTCTATGTACtgttcatttggagaaaaaaatgaagtgaaatagatgaaatactattattatgtctgccctgatgattataatatgaaaccggtaggtagacaaaagtattatatatacagaggaaacccattggatgtttttttcttttctgtatacaaataaataattccaattgcaattttttcataaataatttttaaaatgtttttaattttcagttatgtaacaatgTGTCAATACTGGGTAAtagtattatatatttctttgtttcaaatagtattaaatatttttgtttcaatgaaGACAGTATAAacttgttttagtttaaacattactCAGCTtgtaatataaaattaacctaGTATTactaaattgtaattaattgtaaTTATGTAGCTGTGCAATTTTCTTGTAGAGCCAAACAAAATCAAGGGAAGTGAAGAGGCGGACAGAGGCCAAGAAGACAGGTGGGGGAGTAAGCGAAGCGCCATGTCTGTCATCTTTGGAAGAGAAGGtaattcatcaaaacaaaaaatttcctGAGTCTAAATACTTTTGTCAAGTTTTGCAATATATTGCTATATGTTTGTATTGTCTACAGGTCTGATCTATCAGTTCCATTGGTCAAACACACAcactttttatcaattaacataaTATCTTGCTTCATTTTTTGAACCATTTATTTTCCCCAGTAGGTTTCAGAGTTGCAAAAATTTGTTAATTCCATTTCAATGTACTCCttagatatctttttttttgtgtcatgataatacaaattttattatatattttcagataCTTGGTACTCTACCATCTTGTTCTTTGGATGGAATTCCTGGTGGGAAAGATTCGAGTCTTGATTCCAGTATGCATGGTATTTGAATTACtaataagatttattttgtacCCCCATAGTGGGCATTTAGAGTTGCTTTCTGTCCATATTGAAAAGTGACATGTGGCATGCATTAGCTACCCTTAACTTAAAACGTTCAAGAGTTGCCAAACCTCATACAAATGTTAAATGAGAATTAAGAGATGTTGTGCACATAGGTACAGAATTGCCCAGTGTGCCAAGTAGACTTGAAGTAGGGTCTaccagtttaagtttgaaactcaagagaattggtcagaatatttgtctttatgaccTCTAGGTCGGGTATGAATCTAGGTAATGTGGGATCAAAAAGAAGGGTCAGTCATTCAGATcacaaaggaaaagcctgtttaCACTCCAAAGGCCAtattaatttttatcttaatacaGTACTGTTCAAAAGGGATGTATGCATTGTTTGTTAAAAAGGGATGCATGcacaatgttttttcataaaaaaacgtttacttaaaaaaatatgattaaagaaattTGCATAAATcattgaagttttattttttaaacttaaaagtttTTTACATTGCAcaatcattaattatgttaatgcCCCTGTTCATGCCTATTTCAGATGACAGTAATTCCGAGACAAATTTGAATGAGATTTTACAGACAAGATCAGGTCAGTTTATAGGTAtactgtaaatctaaaatattggCATATGTCTATAAATCTACAGATAttgcaaataattaaataatgtcAGGATTTATTGCAAATTCTATACTGTTCTAAAACTTGCACAAATCTCATAATTAAATTTAGTACAAAACAGTTCTACAGCTGACAGTACATGTAAGCAGTATTCTtaggcataaaaatattttgtttcccagAGTATCCAGACCCTAAATGAATTTATGACACTGGAGATTTTGCTTTCAACTGtgtaattatttccaaaaaaGTCAGATAGTCATGCACCTGATAAAAAAGTCAAATCTAACTTCCCTGTTTGTTTAGCATGTAAACAGAAACAAAGGATTTTTAGACCTTCAAAGTGGTTATATACAACAAGCATTTATAATTGCAGACAGAGTATAAATTACTTTTAGCTAATTTGTCATATCTTGACAAGGTGAGGTTTGTGAAAGCTAGATGTTCGTCATCcattgtgtgtcaacaatttgtaaagaaaatctTCTTATTCTTCAGAACCTcttggcagatttacaccaaactgcATAGGAATGATACTTGGATGGTTCCTTTTCAAAATTGCCTAACAAATTTAATTACATACAACActttagttgccatggcaaccagaaggAAATCTtctaaaatcttttcaaaagctGTAAGCtggatttcaaaaacattttgtagaaataatttctgaaTGACCCTCTACCAAACTTGCTAAAGCCATTCTGTCTCAGTGGAAAAAAAAGCTGGCTAAACCTATATagtacatttcaaaaattttctccaaaaccactgggccgatttacactaaacttcacagaaatgatccttggttgCCCCCTATCAAAATTGCCAGAATAATTgatggaaaaactttaaacactgttctcgtccaaaaccacaaTAGCTAAGtgatttgatatttggtttgttgtaTCATCTAATGGTCATCTACCAAGCTAGTTAAAgttatcaccctagggtcaaatatgctcCAGTCCTTGGGGGTTATATGGTTTAAATGGACTTATATACACTTGGAAAATcgtattgtccaaaaccacagggcttaggggtTTGATCTTTTTTATGTAACAtcatccagtggtcctctacTGAGATTTTTCAGATTATCCCCTAGGGTTAGATAATGGCCCACCCCAGCGGTCACATAGTTTattatagacttatacagggaaaattttttaagatgttcctggccaaaattataggtcattgggctttgatatttggtatgtagcaccatcaaatagtcctctaccaagtgtGTTCAAAGTATCAGCTAGGGTCTCAAGGGGTCatatggttaatatagacttattaTAGGGGAAAACTTGGaacatcttgtccaaaaccacagggtattgagctttgataattggtatgtagcatcaactattggtcctttaccaagtttttttttcaatttatccccctagggttaaatattgCCAGGTTGGGTACCATGGTTTAATTAGagttgtttagaaaaaaaatttcttgcctgaaaccacaagacttaggccttagatgttttgtatgtagcattgcttagtggtcctctacactgaaattatacaaattatgccccttagttgaaaagaggcaCGAACCAGGGTaactcaagttttacatagacttatgaagaaaaaatagaataaaaaatatcgtgtctgaaagttcaagacctagacctttggtatttggtatatATTATTGCAAAGTTGATTTCTAGtaagattgtttgaattatgcccaTGGGTTGAAAAGAAGCCTCAACCTAAcc encodes the following:
- the LOC123549106 gene encoding uncharacterized protein LOC123549106 isoform X1, translating into MSDDKVTKKSKWSEGEVILLVEEVTGNEKLGRKFSPDNTAVDRTRFWSETTKKINAVGGKERNVKQVEKKWRDLKSQTKSREVKRRTEAKKTGGGVSEAPCLSSLEEKILGTLPSCSLDGIPGGKDSSLDSSMHDDSNSETNLNEILQTRSDGERMFHQKVQETISVKAAEKAKDSSRQPDLAFSKSTAVTGKSLQKRAISGTEEFIYKMEEKKVAELQLINKTLSSIDSSLKELVAIKKKKLETEIESNFLHQFEF
- the LOC123549106 gene encoding nuclear apoptosis-inducing factor 1-like isoform X3, whose amino-acid sequence is MSDDKVTKKSKWSEGEVILLVEEVTGNEKLGRKFSPDNTAVDRTRFWSETTKKINAVGGKERNVKQVEKKWRDLKSQTKSREVKRRTEAKKTGGGVSEAPCLSSLEEKILGTLPSCSLDGIPGGKDSSLDSSMHDDSNSETNLNEILQTRSDSSRQPDLAFSKSTAVTGKSLQKRAISGTEEFIYKMEEKKVAELQLINKTLSSIDSSLKELVAIKKKKLETEIESNFLHQFEF
- the LOC123549106 gene encoding nuclear apoptosis-inducing factor 1-like isoform X2, translated to MSDDKVTKKSKWSEGEVILLVEEVTGNEKLGRKFSPDNTAVDRTRFWSETTKKINAVGGKERNVKQVEKKWRDLKSQTKSREVKRRTEAKKTGGGVSEAPCLSSLEEKILGTLPSCSLDGIPGGKDSSLDSNDSNSETNLNEILQTRSDGERMFHQKVQETISVKAAEKAKDSSRQPDLAFSKSTAVTGKSLQKRAISGTEEFIYKMEEKKVAELQLINKTLSSIDSSLKELVAIKKKKLETEIESNFLHQFEF